A stretch of Chiloscyllium punctatum isolate Juve2018m chromosome 34, sChiPun1.3, whole genome shotgun sequence DNA encodes these proteins:
- the fus gene encoding RNA-binding protein FUS isoform X2: MASNDLGNYGQSAPQSYGAYNTQSSQGGYSQPPPQGYSHQGYSGYSQSADSSAYGQGGGYSSSYSQAQSGYGSQPPSQGYSHSGQGGYSSGGYSNTQGSQSSYSQQSSYPSYGQQPTSTSSSSSYGGSNSQQSSYGHSQGGGYSQQPSSYGQQGSYGQPPSSYSQQQGSYGQQQGSYSQQPGSYGQGGGYQGQQGGYGGQGQYSGSSGGGGSGGSSGGGGYGQDASPSSGYGNQESGSFGSQQDGRGRGRGGYNRGSGGFERGGGGGGGRGGRGGRGGGMGGGDRGGFNKFGGPRDQGPGAPNPGSDQDNSDNNTIFVQGLGDNVTVDTVADFFKQIGVIKVNKRTGQPMINLYTDRETGKLKGEATVSFDDPPSAKAAIDWFDGKEFNGNLIKVSFATRRTEFSRGGMRGGGGRGGGGGRAPVGRGGYGGGGGPRGSFSGGGGGGGGGGGSGGGQQRAGDWKCTNPTCGNINFSWRNECNQCKSPKPEGGPPPMGGFGGDRGGGGERGSRGGFDRGGFRGRGGDRGGYRGRGGDRGGYGMGAGKMDSRSDHRQDRRERPY, from the exons ATCTTGGGAACTACGGGCAATCTGCTCCTCAGAG CTATGGGGCATACAACACCCAGTCTAGCCAAGGAGGTTACTCGCAGCCCCCACCTCAAGGCTACAGTCACCAGGGCTACAGTGGCTACAGCCAGTCAGCGGACTCATCGGCGTATGGTCAGGGTGGGGGCTACAGTTCATCTTATAGTCAAGCGCAGAGTG GTTATGGGAGTCAGCCTCCTTCTCAAGGCTACAGTCACTCTGGCCAAGGAGGATACAGTTCAGGGGGTTACAGCAACACCCAGGGGTCCCAGAGTTCATACAGTCAGCAGTCCTCTTACCCCAGCTATGGGCAGCAGCCAACTTCCACCTCCTCATCAAGCAG CTACGGGGGCTCGAACTCCCAGCAGAGCTCGTATGGACACTCCCAGGGAGGTGGTTACAGCCAGCAACCGAGCTCCTATGGTCAACAGGGCTCCTATGGCCAACCACCCAGCTCTTACAGCCAGCAGCAAGGCTCCTATGGCCAACAGCAGGGCTCTTACAGCCAGCAGCCTGGATCCTATGGCCAAGGAGGTGGTTACCAGGGCCAGCAAGGAGGATATGGCGGGCAAGGACAGTATAGTGGGAGCAGTGGTGGTGGCGGCAGTGGAGGTTCCTCTGGAGGAG GTGGGTACGGCCAAGATGCCAGCCCCTCGAGTGGTTATGGAAACCAGGAATCCGGCAGCTTTGGGAGCCAGCAGGACGGCCGTGGCAGGGGCCGCGGAGGCTACAACCGTGGCAGCGGTGGCTTCGAGCGTGGTGGTGGCGGCGGCGGTGGAAGAGGAGGTCGTGGAGGTCGTGGTGGGGGCATGGG CGGTGGTGACCGAGGTGGATTCAATAAGTTTGGTG GACCGAGAGACCAAGGACCCGGTGCTCCAAATCCAG GCTCTGATCAGGATAACTCTGACAATAACACCATCTTTGTCCAGGGGCTGGGTGATAATGTGACTGTTGACACGGTTGCCGATTTCTTCAAGCAGATTGGGGTGATCAAG gtgaaCAAGAGGACTGGCCAGCCAATGATCAATCTCTACACGGACCGTGAGACGGGCAAGCTGAAGGGAGAGGCCACAGTGTCCTTTGACGACCCTCCTTCTGCCAAAGCAGCCATTGACTGGTTCGATG GAAAGGAGTTCAATGGCAATCTGATCAAAGTCTCCTTTGCCACTCGGAGGACTGAGTTCAGTCGTGGGGGCATGCGAGGTGGAGGAGGGAGAGGCGGCGGCGGAGGGAGAG CGCCAGTGGGCCGTGGAGGATACGGTGGTGGCGGTGGTCCCCGTGGCAGCTTCTCTGGCggtggaggtgggggaggaggcGGAGGTGGATCTGGTGGTGGGCAGCAAAGAGCCGGCGACTGGAAGTGCACCAACCC GACGTGTGGCAACATCAACTTCTCCTGGAGGAATGAGTGTAACCAGTGCAAGTCGCCCAAGCCTGAAGGAGGCCCACCCCCGATGG GTGGTTTTGGAGGCGATCGTGGTGGAGGTGGTGAACGTGGCAGCCGCGGTGGCTTTGACCGTGGTGGTTTCAGGGGACGAGGTGGTGACAGGGGAGGCTACCGTGGCAGAGGTGGAGACCGAGGTGGTTATGGCATGGGAGCTGGCAAAATGGATTCCAG GAGCGACCACAGACAGGACCGTCGGGAGAGACCCTATTAG
- the fus gene encoding RNA-binding protein FUS isoform X1, with protein MASNADLGNYGQSAPQSYGAYNTQSSQGGYSQPPPQGYSHQGYSGYSQSADSSAYGQGGGYSSSYSQAQSGYGSQPPSQGYSHSGQGGYSSGGYSNTQGSQSSYSQQSSYPSYGQQPTSTSSSSSYGGSNSQQSSYGHSQGGGYSQQPSSYGQQGSYGQPPSSYSQQQGSYGQQQGSYSQQPGSYGQGGGYQGQQGGYGGQGQYSGSSGGGGSGGSSGGGGYGQDASPSSGYGNQESGSFGSQQDGRGRGRGGYNRGSGGFERGGGGGGGRGGRGGRGGGMGGGDRGGFNKFGGPRDQGPGAPNPGSDQDNSDNNTIFVQGLGDNVTVDTVADFFKQIGVIKVNKRTGQPMINLYTDRETGKLKGEATVSFDDPPSAKAAIDWFDGKEFNGNLIKVSFATRRTEFSRGGMRGGGGRGGGGGRAPVGRGGYGGGGGPRGSFSGGGGGGGGGGGSGGGQQRAGDWKCTNPTCGNINFSWRNECNQCKSPKPEGGPPPMGGFGGDRGGGGERGSRGGFDRGGFRGRGGDRGGYRGRGGDRGGYGMGAGKMDSRSDHRQDRRERPY; from the exons CAGATCTTGGGAACTACGGGCAATCTGCTCCTCAGAG CTATGGGGCATACAACACCCAGTCTAGCCAAGGAGGTTACTCGCAGCCCCCACCTCAAGGCTACAGTCACCAGGGCTACAGTGGCTACAGCCAGTCAGCGGACTCATCGGCGTATGGTCAGGGTGGGGGCTACAGTTCATCTTATAGTCAAGCGCAGAGTG GTTATGGGAGTCAGCCTCCTTCTCAAGGCTACAGTCACTCTGGCCAAGGAGGATACAGTTCAGGGGGTTACAGCAACACCCAGGGGTCCCAGAGTTCATACAGTCAGCAGTCCTCTTACCCCAGCTATGGGCAGCAGCCAACTTCCACCTCCTCATCAAGCAG CTACGGGGGCTCGAACTCCCAGCAGAGCTCGTATGGACACTCCCAGGGAGGTGGTTACAGCCAGCAACCGAGCTCCTATGGTCAACAGGGCTCCTATGGCCAACCACCCAGCTCTTACAGCCAGCAGCAAGGCTCCTATGGCCAACAGCAGGGCTCTTACAGCCAGCAGCCTGGATCCTATGGCCAAGGAGGTGGTTACCAGGGCCAGCAAGGAGGATATGGCGGGCAAGGACAGTATAGTGGGAGCAGTGGTGGTGGCGGCAGTGGAGGTTCCTCTGGAGGAG GTGGGTACGGCCAAGATGCCAGCCCCTCGAGTGGTTATGGAAACCAGGAATCCGGCAGCTTTGGGAGCCAGCAGGACGGCCGTGGCAGGGGCCGCGGAGGCTACAACCGTGGCAGCGGTGGCTTCGAGCGTGGTGGTGGCGGCGGCGGTGGAAGAGGAGGTCGTGGAGGTCGTGGTGGGGGCATGGG CGGTGGTGACCGAGGTGGATTCAATAAGTTTGGTG GACCGAGAGACCAAGGACCCGGTGCTCCAAATCCAG GCTCTGATCAGGATAACTCTGACAATAACACCATCTTTGTCCAGGGGCTGGGTGATAATGTGACTGTTGACACGGTTGCCGATTTCTTCAAGCAGATTGGGGTGATCAAG gtgaaCAAGAGGACTGGCCAGCCAATGATCAATCTCTACACGGACCGTGAGACGGGCAAGCTGAAGGGAGAGGCCACAGTGTCCTTTGACGACCCTCCTTCTGCCAAAGCAGCCATTGACTGGTTCGATG GAAAGGAGTTCAATGGCAATCTGATCAAAGTCTCCTTTGCCACTCGGAGGACTGAGTTCAGTCGTGGGGGCATGCGAGGTGGAGGAGGGAGAGGCGGCGGCGGAGGGAGAG CGCCAGTGGGCCGTGGAGGATACGGTGGTGGCGGTGGTCCCCGTGGCAGCTTCTCTGGCggtggaggtgggggaggaggcGGAGGTGGATCTGGTGGTGGGCAGCAAAGAGCCGGCGACTGGAAGTGCACCAACCC GACGTGTGGCAACATCAACTTCTCCTGGAGGAATGAGTGTAACCAGTGCAAGTCGCCCAAGCCTGAAGGAGGCCCACCCCCGATGG GTGGTTTTGGAGGCGATCGTGGTGGAGGTGGTGAACGTGGCAGCCGCGGTGGCTTTGACCGTGGTGGTTTCAGGGGACGAGGTGGTGACAGGGGAGGCTACCGTGGCAGAGGTGGAGACCGAGGTGGTTATGGCATGGGAGCTGGCAAAATGGATTCCAG GAGCGACCACAGACAGGACCGTCGGGAGAGACCCTATTAG